One genomic region from Cetobacterium sp. 8H encodes:
- a CDS encoding CAP domain-containing protein codes for MKKLIIILLLIVSTVIFGFSKDQETILKLVNKERQHKGLAPIKLSKKLNALAKIKSDDMSNNHYFSHNSPKYGSPFKLMKKHNIKYMTAAENIAKGQNTPEYVVKCWIKSKGHRKNILNPRFQEMGISRDQYGNNIWTQMFIGS; via the coding sequence ATGAAAAAATTGATTATTATTTTACTTTTAATTGTTTCAACAGTAATATTTGGTTTTTCTAAAGATCAAGAGACAATTTTAAAACTCGTTAATAAAGAAAGACAACACAAAGGTTTAGCACCAATAAAATTGAGTAAAAAATTAAATGCTTTAGCTAAAATAAAATCGGATGACATGTCTAATAATCACTATTTTAGTCATAACTCGCCAAAATATGGTTCTCCTTTTAAGTTGATGAAAAAACATAATATAAAATATATGACTGCTGCTGAAAATATAGCAAAAGGTCAAAATACACCTGAATATGTAGTTAAATGTTGGATAAAATCAAAAGGGCATAGAAAAAATATACTCAATCCAAGATTTCAAGAGATGGGTATTTCAAGAGATCAATACGGAAATAACATTTGGACTCAAATGTTCATAGGAAGTTAA
- a CDS encoding sugar phosphate nucleotidyltransferase, with protein MKAILLAAGMGTRLRPLTEDTPKSLIKINDEPLLERQVKFLKEIGVDEIYVITGYLAEKFEYLKEKYNINLIYNEYYNKYNNIYSMFLAKDFLGDSYVIDADVYLTRNFLRRDIEKSSYFSGIKDTLEKEWKINYNDQNKISNIEVVSGKNYILSGISYWSNKDANIIKNILNSFTEKFESKELKNLYWDDVVKENLDKLDVYIEKISSNDWYEIDNLKELEEVKKIFKK; from the coding sequence ATGAAAGCAATTTTATTAGCCGCAGGAATGGGGACAAGATTAAGACCTTTAACAGAAGATACACCAAAGTCTCTAATAAAAATTAATGATGAACCTTTATTAGAAAGACAAGTAAAATTTTTAAAAGAAATTGGAGTAGATGAGATATATGTTATAACTGGTTATTTAGCAGAGAAGTTTGAATATTTAAAAGAAAAATATAATATTAACTTAATTTACAATGAATACTATAATAAATACAATAATATTTATAGTATGTTTTTAGCTAAAGATTTTTTAGGTGATTCATATGTAATTGATGCAGATGTTTATTTAACTAGAAATTTTTTGAGAAGAGATATAGAAAAATCTTCTTATTTCTCTGGGATAAAAGATACTTTAGAAAAAGAATGGAAAATTAATTATAATGATCAAAATAAAATTTCTAATATAGAAGTTGTCTCAGGAAAAAATTATATTTTATCAGGAATTTCTTATTGGAGTAATAAGGATGCTAATATAATAAAAAATATATTAAATTCATTTACAGAAAAATTTGAGAGCAAAGAATTAAAAAATTTATATTGGGATGATGTAGTAAAAGAAAATTTAGATAAACTAGATGTATATATAGAAAAAATATCATCAAATGACTGGTATGAAATTGATAATTTAAAAGAATTGGAAGAAGTAAAAAAAATATTTAAAAAATAA
- a CDS encoding DMT family transporter: MKFETISDIKKGIVCGGLSGLTWGADTVFLGLLLSMSPFIDTEFFLLIGFIIGAFFHDMSSSIFMIAYMKKKNILKKAIKTIFTKPGIIIVLASIMGGPVGMTGYLMGIKYSGPAYTATFSAIYPAIGAFFAHFLLKEQLSKRAWVGILVGVMGVVGLGYTPINIVDYPDFKIGIFYILLCIIGWSLETVIIAYGMKYGDIEPEVAMFIRQTISFLVYGILIVPLISGQQLVIEIFKSKMIFLIAVVAISGTISYLLWYRSIEMIGAARATVLNITYMVWAIILQVIVFGTKISLNFILFSTLIILGVILVIGNPKEMLKIKNNNLKEAGEC; encoded by the coding sequence ATGAAGTTTGAAACAATATCTGATATAAAAAAAGGAATAGTGTGTGGTGGGCTTTCGGGTTTAACTTGGGGTGCAGATACAGTTTTTTTAGGATTACTTTTATCAATGTCTCCTTTTATAGATACTGAATTCTTTTTACTTATAGGATTTATAATAGGAGCGTTTTTTCATGATATGTCATCTTCAATTTTTATGATTGCTTATATGAAAAAGAAAAATATTTTAAAAAAAGCAATAAAAACAATATTCACAAAACCAGGAATAATAATTGTATTGGCTTCAATAATGGGTGGGCCTGTTGGAATGACGGGATATTTAATGGGTATAAAATATTCTGGCCCAGCATATACAGCAACTTTTTCAGCAATTTATCCAGCTATAGGAGCTTTTTTTGCACATTTTTTATTAAAAGAGCAGCTTTCTAAAAGAGCTTGGGTTGGAATTCTGGTGGGGGTAATGGGAGTCGTGGGATTAGGCTATACACCTATAAATATTGTAGATTATCCCGATTTTAAGATTGGAATCTTTTATATTTTATTATGTATAATAGGATGGTCTTTAGAAACTGTTATAATAGCTTATGGAATGAAATATGGAGATATAGAGCCAGAGGTAGCAATGTTTATAAGACAAACAATATCATTTTTAGTTTATGGAATATTAATCGTACCTTTAATATCAGGACAACAATTAGTAATTGAAATATTTAAATCTAAAATGATATTTTTAATAGCGGTTGTTGCTATATCAGGAACAATATCATATCTTTTATGGTATAGATCAATTGAAATGATAGGAGCTGCTAGAGCAACAGTATTAAATATAACGTATATGGTTTGGGCAATAATTCTACAGGTAATAGTTTTTGGAACCAAAATATCACTTAATTTCATTTTATTTAGCACACTAATAATATTGGGAGTTATATTAGTAATAGGAAATCCAAAAGAAATGTTAAAAATAAAAAATAATAATTTAAAAGAAGCAGGAGAGTGTTGA
- a CDS encoding phosphocholine cytidylyltransferase/choline kinase family protein, whose product MNKRIVLNLINEFQDITQRKLAEKLDVSLGKINLMIKELENDEIIIKRNGYYLTEKGKIELKKLELEKINSVVILAAGRSKDFNFPNGFLEIDTEALIERSIRILLDLKIETIYIVVGYRKEYYKRLSQKYKEISLIENDDYGSYSSFYSFSKLKEYIKNDFLLLDSDIIYEKKAIKKILDSPEKNIILASSETGSRDEAYICVENEHLIKMSKDKSELKKIDGEMLGISKISYEYFKNMMELEVKNPYYSYEYAIADIAKKIPLKVLKINELVWGEVDNKEQYQRILREIYPRIKKNEELEKIQEIKKLLISILDIKLVDIDEVEVLGGMTNKNYLVTINRKKYVLRIPGFGTENMINRYSEKINAKHVSIIGIDKELVYFNDKTGIKVSEYIEKAETLNPETSKKIENILLTSNLLRKLHTSNIQFENKFDVFSEINKYENLIKNRELLYDKYSNYLEVRKEIFNLKQKLLENGYKITACHNDTVPENFIKNDKGEIFLIDWEYSGMNDPMWDLAAHSLESNFSKVEEQLLLKYYFNNTIKKEDVLRIKIYKVLQDFLWSVWTILKEENGDDFGSYGLERYNRSKKILKEIV is encoded by the coding sequence ATGAACAAAAGAATAGTTTTAAATTTAATAAATGAATTTCAAGATATTACTCAAAGAAAATTAGCTGAAAAATTGGATGTTTCACTAGGAAAAATTAATTTAATGATTAAAGAACTAGAAAACGATGAAATAATAATAAAAAGAAACGGTTATTATTTAACAGAAAAAGGAAAAATAGAATTAAAAAAATTAGAATTAGAAAAAATTAATTCTGTAGTTATATTAGCAGCAGGTAGATCAAAAGACTTTAATTTTCCAAATGGATTTTTAGAAATAGATACAGAAGCATTAATTGAAAGAAGTATAAGAATTCTTTTAGATCTAAAAATAGAAACAATTTATATTGTGGTAGGGTACAGAAAAGAATATTATAAAAGGTTGTCTCAAAAATATAAAGAAATAAGTTTAATAGAAAATGATGATTATGGAAGCTATTCCAGTTTCTATTCCTTTAGTAAGCTAAAAGAATACATAAAAAATGATTTTTTACTTTTAGACAGTGATATAATTTATGAAAAAAAAGCAATAAAAAAAATATTAGATTCTCCTGAAAAAAATATAATTTTAGCTAGTTCAGAAACTGGATCAAGAGATGAAGCATATATATGTGTTGAAAATGAGCATTTAATAAAAATGTCAAAAGATAAAAGCGAACTTAAAAAAATTGATGGAGAAATGCTAGGAATAAGTAAAATTTCATATGAATATTTCAAAAATATGATGGAATTAGAAGTGAAAAATCCATATTATTCTTATGAATATGCAATAGCAGATATTGCAAAAAAAATTCCATTAAAAGTTTTGAAAATAAATGAATTGGTTTGGGGAGAAGTTGATAATAAAGAACAGTATCAAAGAATTTTAAGAGAAATTTATCCTAGAATAAAGAAAAATGAAGAGTTGGAAAAGATACAAGAAATTAAAAAATTGTTAATTTCAATATTGGATATAAAGTTAGTAGATATTGATGAGGTTGAAGTTTTAGGAGGGATGACTAATAAGAATTATTTAGTAACTATAAATAGAAAAAAATATGTGTTAAGAATCCCAGGATTTGGAACAGAGAATATGATAAATAGATATTCTGAAAAAATAAATGCAAAACATGTATCGATAATAGGAATAGATAAGGAATTAGTATATTTTAATGATAAAACAGGAATAAAGGTATCAGAATATATTGAAAAAGCTGAAACATTAAATCCTGAAACAAGCAAAAAAATAGAAAATATACTATTAACATCTAATTTATTAAGAAAATTACATACGAGTAATATTCAATTTGAAAATAAATTTGATGTTTTTTCTGAGATTAATAAGTACGAAAACTTAATAAAAAATAGAGAATTATTATATGATAAGTATTCAAATTATTTAGAAGTGAGAAAAGAAATATTTAATTTAAAACAAAAACTTTTAGAAAATGGATATAAAATAACAGCATGTCATAATGACACTGTTCCAGAAAATTTTATAAAAAATGATAAAGGCGAAATATTTTTAATAGATTGGGAATATTCTGGGATGAATGATCCTATGTGGGATTTGGCTGCACACTCTTTAGAATCTAATTTTTCAAAAGTTGAAGAGCAGTTATTATTAAAATATTATTTTAATAATACAATAAAAAAAGAAGATGTATTAAGAATAAAAATCTATAAAGTTTTGCAAGATTTTTTATGGAGTGTTTGGACAATACTAAAAGAAGAAAATGGAGATGATTTTGGTTCTTATGGGTTAGAAAGATATAATAGAAGTAAAAAAATATTAAAGGAGATTGTATAA
- a CDS encoding oligosaccharide flippase family protein, with product MSEKISKNLQINFIITLGTGILGFVINKYFADYMGIDILGLMKLFTQMVAYLSLVDLGISSASSYALYKPLADKDISKINLIVSTIDSFYKKIASIIFVLGLLLSFSLCYFIDLESYGNKIYLYWILYVVNTSIGYLFAKYSILFTANQEYGFVRKVQGLGKLLFQCIQIICLVKIQSFIIFITIMILENVYSYYFYRRHYQKNYNYIKKIKDRDKNIIKDIRSLFWHKIGGLIVHNTDYIILSKFVSLSIVGIYSSYLMIYQIIITIVNIITPVITPKIGLFVVKNAKNDIYIYWRKLQVVYIFISTVCIICTYKLILPFVLLWLGNSFILPKVTVVLILINLFINLSKLITDSFKFSCGFFDDTHAPIIESFLNLIISLVLVQKYGLNGVIIGTVVSNILIILLLKPILVFKRCFDKNWSIYIKDLSKLILLTVMTFIVVEYTLKILGLNFENILSWSTMVYKSFLLGIISLIIAFMIFSIDKFFRNFIIEILKSRDL from the coding sequence ATGAGTGAAAAAATATCTAAAAACCTACAGATTAATTTCATTATAACATTAGGGACAGGTATTTTAGGATTTGTTATAAATAAATATTTTGCAGATTATATGGGAATAGATATTCTTGGATTGATGAAATTATTTACTCAAATGGTGGCTTATTTAAGTTTAGTTGATTTAGGGATAAGTAGTGCATCATCATATGCTTTATATAAACCATTAGCAGACAAAGATATTTCAAAAATAAATTTAATAGTTTCAACAATAGATTCATTTTATAAAAAAATAGCGAGTATTATTTTTGTATTAGGGTTATTATTAAGTTTTTCTCTTTGTTATTTTATAGACTTGGAATCATATGGAAATAAAATATATCTTTATTGGATATTATATGTAGTTAATACGTCAATAGGATATTTGTTTGCAAAGTATTCAATTTTATTTACAGCAAATCAAGAATATGGTTTTGTTAGAAAAGTTCAAGGATTAGGAAAGTTACTTTTTCAATGTATTCAAATTATTTGTTTGGTTAAAATTCAATCATTTATTATATTTATTACTATAATGATACTTGAAAATGTATATAGTTATTATTTTTATAGAAGGCATTATCAAAAAAACTATAATTATATAAAAAAAATAAAAGATAGAGATAAAAATATTATTAAAGATATTAGAAGTTTATTCTGGCATAAAATTGGAGGATTAATTGTACATAATACAGATTATATAATTTTATCAAAATTTGTTTCTCTTTCAATTGTTGGAATATATTCAAGTTATTTAATGATTTATCAAATAATAATAACTATTGTAAATATAATAACACCAGTAATAACACCTAAAATTGGATTATTTGTAGTTAAAAATGCAAAAAATGATATATATATATATTGGAGAAAACTCCAGGTAGTCTATATCTTTATATCTACAGTTTGTATTATTTGTACATATAAATTAATATTACCATTTGTTCTTTTATGGCTAGGGAATTCTTTTATACTACCTAAAGTGACTGTAGTATTAATTTTAATAAATTTATTTATTAATTTATCAAAATTAATAACAGATTCATTTAAATTTAGTTGTGGTTTTTTTGATGATACACATGCACCAATTATAGAAAGTTTTTTAAATTTAATAATATCATTGGTTTTAGTTCAAAAATATGGATTAAATGGAGTTATAATAGGAACAGTAGTATCGAATATTTTAATAATACTTTTATTAAAACCAATTTTAGTATTTAAAAGATGTTTTGATAAAAATTGGAGTATTTATATTAAAGATTTATCAAAATTAATTTTATTAACAGTAATGACTTTTATTGTTGTTGAATATACTTTGAAAATATTGGGATTAAATTTTGAAAATATTTTAAGTTGGAGCACTATGGTATATAAATCTTTTCTATTAGGAATCATATCATTAATTATAGCTTTTATGATATTTTCAATAGATAAATTTTTTAGAAATTTTATTATTGAGATATTAAAATCAAGAGACCTTTAG
- a CDS encoding mannose-1-phosphate guanylyltransferase has product MLTAVIMAGGSGERFWPLSTPEKPKQLLSLFSDKSMIRETVDRILPIIEKDKIFIATNILQAKEIKKELFDIPEENIIIEPLFKDTAAAIGYTSLIIEERFKNMDEKIEVIVLASDHLIRNDKVFREIILKGAKEVRENSTIVTLGIKPDKPETGYGYIEVGVNEEIVLDDIYKVRRFREKPNKETAEQYVASGKYLWNSGMFLFTTETIFKNFEVLMPEHTEIFNEIKKEVSKRLIGEELSNSVKRLFEKFEKISIDFGIMEYSKNIKVIPVSIGWNDIGSFTALSEVFESDQEGNIVKDTNIILHEASNNIVIAEDCIISLLGVKNLIVIKNGDNILISHKERAQDIKKIVVKYNELKRRIDE; this is encoded by the coding sequence ATGCTAACCGCAGTTATAATGGCTGGAGGAAGTGGTGAAAGATTTTGGCCACTATCAACTCCAGAAAAACCAAAACAGTTACTTTCTCTTTTTTCAGATAAATCTATGATAAGAGAGACTGTAGATAGAATATTACCAATTATAGAAAAAGATAAAATATTTATTGCAACTAATATACTTCAAGCTAAAGAGATAAAAAAAGAATTATTTGATATTCCCGAAGAAAATATAATTATTGAACCACTATTTAAAGATACTGCAGCGGCTATCGGCTATACATCCTTAATTATAGAAGAAAGATTTAAGAATATGGATGAAAAGATAGAAGTAATTGTTCTTGCTTCAGATCATCTTATAAGAAATGATAAAGTTTTTAGAGAAATAATTTTAAAGGGTGCAAAAGAAGTTCGCGAAAATTCAACTATTGTAACTTTAGGAATAAAGCCAGATAAACCTGAAACAGGATATGGATACATTGAAGTTGGAGTTAATGAAGAAATAGTTTTAGATGATATATATAAAGTTAGAAGATTTAGAGAAAAGCCGAATAAAGAAACTGCCGAACAATATGTAGCATCAGGAAAATATTTATGGAACTCAGGAATGTTTTTGTTCACAACAGAAACAATTTTTAAAAATTTTGAAGTTTTAATGCCAGAACATACAGAAATATTTAATGAAATTAAAAAAGAAGTTTCAAAACGATTAATAGGTGAAGAATTAAGTAATTCAGTGAAAAGATTATTTGAAAAATTTGAAAAAATCTCAATAGATTTTGGGATAATGGAGTATTCTAAAAATATTAAGGTTATACCTGTTTCAATAGGATGGAATGATATTGGAAGCTTTACAGCATTATCAGAAGTTTTTGAATCGGATCAAGAAGGAAATATAGTAAAAGACACTAATATTATATTACATGAGGCAAGTAATAATATAGTGATTGCTGAAGATTGTATAATATCGTTATTGGGTGTAAAAAATTTAATTGTTATAAAAAATGGGGATAATATTTTAATTTCTCATAAAGAAAGAGCTCAGGATATAAAAAAAATAGTTGTTAAATATAATGAATTAAAAAGGAGAATAGATGAGTGA
- a CDS encoding glycosyltransferase — protein sequence MKNKIVIVYPSKIIDIRLYKFIKILSLNYEIFILSNGLLEKSNIFKDLDVKTFKNFDISSFLPGNLPFNIFRDIKISKEIDKINPDIVLVRDIFISTFKKNKTEKRKYYLDFCDHFPEVLEVLYGKKGKIFKKIANIIEKKALLEYDEKIFVSCEAIDFLKSKYSFEVKGTTIENVPLLENNLEEILEIRNKKDLVYLGTINKKIRNLEVVFEAIKKLKRENKKVTLSIYYFKHQIEIKKYYKELSKEMQIEDLIFFNEAVPKDMLLNILSEHKIGLVPHCRNSATDYTIPNKIYDYMQIGLPILCSDNPSLKNLIEKYGVGEVYKGNSNENCMQLINKMLEKNLSEYSENGKAAIKKSLNWKYQIVESGLFNIRK from the coding sequence ATGAAAAATAAAATTGTAATTGTTTATCCAAGTAAAATTATTGATATAAGATTATATAAATTTATAAAAATTTTAAGTTTGAATTATGAAATATTTATTTTATCAAATGGACTTTTGGAAAAAAGTAATATTTTTAAAGATTTAGATGTTAAAACCTTTAAAAACTTTGATATTAGTAGTTTTTTACCAGGTAATTTACCATTTAATATATTTAGAGATATTAAGATATCAAAAGAGATAGATAAAATAAATCCTGATATTGTCCTTGTTAGAGATATCTTTATAAGTACTTTTAAAAAAAATAAAACAGAAAAAAGAAAATATTATTTAGATTTTTGTGATCATTTTCCAGAGGTTTTAGAAGTTCTCTATGGAAAAAAAGGTAAAATTTTTAAAAAAATAGCAAATATAATTGAAAAAAAAGCATTGTTAGAATATGATGAAAAAATATTTGTCTCTTGTGAAGCTATTGACTTTTTAAAATCTAAATATTCTTTTGAGGTAAAAGGAACAACTATAGAAAATGTTCCTTTATTAGAAAATAATTTAGAAGAAATACTAGAAATAAGAAATAAAAAAGATTTGGTGTATTTGGGAACAATAAATAAAAAAATAAGGAATTTAGAAGTGGTGTTTGAAGCCATAAAAAAATTAAAAAGAGAAAATAAAAAAGTAACATTAAGTATTTATTATTTTAAGCATCAAATTGAAATAAAAAAATATTATAAAGAATTATCTAAAGAAATGCAAATAGAAGATTTGATTTTTTTTAATGAAGCAGTACCAAAAGATATGTTGTTAAATATTTTATCAGAACATAAGATAGGATTAGTCCCACATTGTAGAAATTCTGCTACAGACTACACAATTCCAAATAAAATTTATGATTATATGCAAATAGGTCTACCAATACTATGTAGCGATAATCCTTCATTAAAAAATTTAATAGAAAAATATGGTGTAGGGGAGGTATACAAAGGAAATTCTAATGAAAATTGTATGCAATTAATAAATAAAATGTTAGAAAAAAATCTTTCAGAGTATTCTGAAAATGGAAAGGCAGCAATAAAAAAAAGTTTAAATTGGAAATATCAAATAGTTGAAAGTGGATTGTTTAACATAAGAAAATAA
- the wecB gene encoding non-hydrolyzing UDP-N-acetylglucosamine 2-epimerase, translating into MKVGLIFGTRPEAIKMAPIYHKLKENNIETKVILTGQHKEMLDQVLNIFDIKEDYNLNIMKQNQSLSELTSRLIKKLDEIIKNESFDYILVQGDTTSAFVGALVGFYNKVPICHVEAGLRTGDIYSPFPEEANRKLIGSLTQIHFTPTNITKENLEKENYKPKNIIITGNTVIDALKWVKENKKKELKQIEKKYELKNKKYILMTMHRRENIGEPLKNVLRAVKKYLEKKPNIFLLFPMHMNPNVRDIIFEELKDLKNKILTEPAGYLEFISFMDNCEYIMTDSGGVQEEAPTLGKPTLVLRDTTERPEALIGGTAKLIGTSEQKVLEYMYLLEGDMYKEMSTANNPYGDGNASSKILDVIKKDYDEK; encoded by the coding sequence ATGAAAGTAGGATTAATATTTGGAACTAGGCCAGAAGCAATAAAAATGGCTCCAATATATCATAAGCTTAAAGAAAATAATATAGAGACAAAAGTAATATTAACTGGTCAGCATAAAGAGATGCTAGATCAAGTGTTAAATATATTTGATATAAAAGAGGATTATAATTTAAATATTATGAAACAAAATCAAAGTTTATCAGAATTAACATCTAGACTAATAAAAAAATTAGATGAAATTATAAAAAATGAATCATTTGATTATATCTTAGTGCAAGGAGATACAACAAGTGCATTTGTTGGAGCACTTGTTGGATTTTATAATAAAGTTCCAATATGTCATGTTGAAGCAGGCTTAAGGACAGGTGATATTTATTCTCCTTTTCCAGAAGAAGCAAATAGAAAACTAATAGGATCATTAACTCAAATTCATTTTACACCAACAAATATAACTAAGGAAAATTTAGAGAAAGAGAATTATAAACCAAAAAATATAATCATAACAGGAAATACTGTTATAGATGCATTGAAATGGGTAAAAGAAAATAAGAAAAAAGAATTAAAGCAAATAGAAAAAAAGTATGAATTGAAAAATAAAAAATATATATTAATGACAATGCATAGAAGAGAAAATATAGGCGAACCTCTAAAAAATGTATTACGAGCAGTAAAAAAATATTTAGAAAAGAAACCGAATATATTCTTATTATTTCCAATGCATATGAATCCTAATGTTAGAGATATAATTTTTGAAGAATTAAAAGATTTAAAAAATAAAATTTTAACAGAACCAGCAGGGTATTTGGAATTTATAAGTTTTATGGATAATTGTGAGTATATAATGACAGACTCTGGAGGTGTTCAAGAAGAAGCACCTACTTTGGGAAAACCAACCTTAGTTTTAAGAGATACAACTGAAAGACCAGAAGCTTTGATAGGTGGGACAGCTAAATTAATAGGGACATCCGAACAAAAAGTTTTAGAATATATGTACTTATTAGAAGGTGATATGTACAAAGAAATGTCAACAGCAAATAACCCTTACGGTGATGGAAATGCAAGCTCAAAAATACTAGATGTAATAAAGAAGGACTATGATGAAAAATAA
- a CDS encoding glycosyltransferase — protein MSNSNYQMLEKKFKVDLVVIGLFSNKNIQNLKIHFEHNRKKNIINNLFGYIGGMSEERVKQILELIEEEKYEYVYIDGSYFGKLAFKIKNTFNKIKIITFFHNIEYYYSISGMRKNFKRYAYTFFSTWLNEYLSVRYSDLVIVLNERDSRLLKKKYNRDSDLLLNVTMKDLYKENDLEEENFILFVGSNFFGNLSGIKWFVENISEKISIKTYIIGKGMEIEKEILENKNVKVLGTVEDISEYYYKAKLIIAPIFYGGGMKVKIAEALMFGKRILGTKEAFEGYVRDSRVLIEVNTAEEFITFLKDELLKKNTYEEKKISRRIFLENYYLEKKSKILIEKILEL, from the coding sequence GTGTCAAATTCAAATTATCAAATGCTAGAAAAAAAATTTAAAGTTGATTTAGTTGTAATTGGATTATTCTCAAATAAAAACATTCAAAATTTAAAAATACATTTTGAACATAACCGAAAAAAAAATATAATTAATAATTTGTTTGGTTATATAGGTGGAATGAGTGAAGAGAGAGTAAAACAAATTTTAGAATTAATAGAAGAAGAAAAATATGAATATGTTTATATAGATGGTTCTTATTTTGGAAAATTGGCTTTTAAAATAAAAAATACATTTAATAAAATAAAAATAATAACATTTTTTCATAATATAGAATATTATTATTCAATTAGTGGAATGAGAAAAAATTTTAAAAGATATGCATATACATTTTTTTCTACATGGTTAAATGAATACTTATCAGTTAGGTATTCAGATTTAGTAATAGTTTTAAATGAAAGAGATTCAAGATTATTAAAAAAAAAATATAATAGGGATAGCGATTTATTGTTAAATGTAACTATGAAGGACCTATATAAAGAAAATGATCTGGAAGAGGAAAATTTTATACTTTTTGTGGGTAGTAATTTTTTTGGTAATTTAAGTGGGATAAAGTGGTTTGTTGAGAATATTAGTGAAAAAATATCGATTAAAACATATATAATAGGAAAAGGAATGGAAATAGAGAAAGAAATATTGGAGAATAAAAATGTAAAAGTTTTAGGAACTGTAGAAGATATATCAGAGTATTATTATAAAGCAAAATTAATAATTGCTCCTATTTTTTATGGTGGAGGAATGAAGGTTAAAATAGCTGAAGCTTTAATGTTTGGGAAAAGAATATTAGGAACAAAAGAAGCTTTTGAAGGATATGTAAGAGACAGTAGGGTTTTAATAGAGGTAAATACAGCTGAAGAATTTATAACTTTTCTAAAAGATGAACTTTTAAAAAAGAATACATATGAAGAAAAAAAAATATCGAGAAGAATATTTTTAGAAAATTATTATCTTGAAAAAAAATCAAAGATATTAATAGAAAAAATACTAGAACTTTAA